One Acidobacteriota bacterium genomic window carries:
- a CDS encoding NAD-dependent epimerase/dehydratase family protein, translated as MRKPVTLITGANGEIGHGLIQHFGQRGDQAVVALDLHELDDELKAHCATAIAGDILDERLLSRLVSEYEIHTIFHLAALLSTRAEYTPQTAHKVNVNGTLNLLQLAADQSRWHGNPVTFLFPSSIAAYGLPDRATKTAAGAVTEEDFNMPVTMYGCNKLYCEQIGRYYSDHYRQLAAHRNGSGVDFRSLRFPGLISAVTVPSGGTSDFAPEMLHHAAQGEPYRCFVNEGARIPFMAMPDAIKALVELAAAPSDKLGQRVYNVTAFSPTAGEIRDRILQAYPDAQVTFEPDPPRAAIIDSWPADVDDTPARRDWSWSPDYDFGRAFDEYLMPGIRAKYQP; from the coding sequence ATGAGAAAGCCCGTCACTTTGATCACCGGCGCCAACGGCGAAATCGGCCACGGCCTGATCCAGCACTTCGGCCAGCGCGGCGACCAGGCCGTGGTAGCGCTGGACCTTCACGAGCTGGACGACGAGCTCAAAGCTCATTGCGCCACCGCCATCGCCGGCGACATTCTGGACGAGCGGCTGCTCAGCCGGCTGGTTTCGGAGTACGAGATCCACACCATCTTTCACCTCGCCGCGCTGCTCTCCACCCGCGCCGAATACACCCCCCAGACCGCCCACAAGGTCAACGTCAACGGCACCCTCAATCTGCTGCAGCTGGCCGCCGACCAAAGCCGTTGGCACGGTAACCCGGTGACCTTCCTCTTCCCTAGCTCCATCGCCGCCTACGGCCTGCCGGACCGCGCCACCAAGACCGCCGCCGGAGCGGTGACGGAAGAGGACTTCAATATGCCGGTGACCATGTATGGCTGCAACAAGCTCTACTGTGAGCAGATCGGCCGCTATTATTCGGACCACTACCGCCAGCTCGCCGCCCACCGCAACGGCAGCGGCGTAGATTTCCGCTCGCTGCGCTTCCCGGGGCTGATCAGCGCCGTCACCGTGCCCTCCGGCGGCACCAGCGACTTCGCTCCGGAGATGCTCCACCACGCCGCCCAGGGAGAGCCCTACCGCTGCTTCGTCAACGAGGGAGCGCGCATCCCCTTCATGGCCATGCCCGACGCCATCAAGGCCCTGGTGGAGCTCGCCGCCGCACCCAGTGACAAGCTTGGCCAACGGGTCTACAACGTCACCGCCTTCTCCCCCACCGCCGGCGAGATTCGCGACCGCATCCTCCAGGCCTACCCCGACGCCCAGGTCACCTTCGAGCCCGACCCGCCCCGCGCCGCCATCATCGACAGCTGGCCCGCAGACGTTGACGACACCCCCGCCCGCCGCGACTGGTCCTGGTCCCCCGACTACGACTTCGGCCGCGCCTTCGACGAGTACCTGATGCCGGGGATCCGGGCCAAGTACCAGCCGTAA
- a CDS encoding NAD(P)-binding domain-containing protein, with translation MKISRRKQTMKIAVLGAGNVGTTLGKRFVEVGHSVVFGVRDPQAERYRQRAEEAGGSVATVHEAAQGAAAVLLAVGGEVAVDVVREAGDLTDKVLLDATNPLGPSPSGDWEWFTDAGGSLSEQIAEAAPGAHVFKVFATVGVEVMKDPVYDGRRAFLPVAGDDPENKPMVLELAKSLGFEAVDAGPLHNARLLEFSAYLWIQLAGGGLGRDFAFGLLRR, from the coding sequence CTGAAAATCTCGAGGAGAAAACAGACCATGAAGATCGCTGTGCTGGGGGCCGGGAACGTGGGGACCACTTTGGGCAAGAGATTCGTGGAGGTCGGCCACTCCGTGGTCTTCGGAGTCCGGGATCCGCAGGCGGAGCGTTACCGGCAGCGGGCGGAGGAGGCCGGCGGCTCCGTGGCGACGGTGCACGAGGCGGCCCAGGGAGCGGCGGCGGTGTTGCTGGCGGTGGGCGGCGAGGTGGCGGTGGACGTGGTCCGGGAGGCCGGTGACCTCACCGACAAGGTCCTCCTCGACGCCACCAACCCCCTCGGCCCTTCGCCCTCCGGGGATTGGGAGTGGTTCACCGACGCCGGTGGTTCCCTCTCGGAGCAGATCGCCGAAGCGGCCCCCGGTGCCCACGTCTTCAAGGTCTTCGCCACCGTTGGAGTGGAGGTGATGAAAGATCCGGTCTACGACGGCCGCCGGGCCTTCCTGCCGGTGGCCGGGGATGATCCGGAAAACAAGCCCATGGTGTTGGAGCTGGCCAAGTCGCTGGGATTCGAGGCGGTGGACGCCGGGCCGCTGCACAACGCGCGGCTGCTGGAGTTCTCGGCCTATCTGTGGATCCAGCTGGCTGGCGGGGGCCTTGGTAGGGACTTTGCTTTTGGGCTGCTCCGGCGCTAA